In uncultured Bacteroides sp., the following proteins share a genomic window:
- a CDS encoding fumarate hydratase, with amino-acid sequence MATPPFKYQAPFPMGKDETEYYLLTKEHVSVSEFEGKEILKVDAEGLTMMANAAFRDVSFLLRPEHQKQVAKILSDPEASENDKYVALTFLRNSEVSAKGQLPTCQDTGTAIIVGKKGQQVWTEGNDEEALSKGVYKTYTEENLRYSQNVPLDMYKEINTGCNLPAQIDLYAIQGAEYKFLCIAKGGGSANKTYLYQETKALLNPAKLVPFLVEKMKTLGTAACPPYHIAFCIGGTSAETNLKTVKLASAKYYDNLPTSGNEGGQAFRDVELEKEVLLEAQRMGLGAQFGGKYFAHDIRIVRLPRHGASCPVGMGVSCSADRNIKAKINKDGIWIEKMEDNPGQYIPKELRNAGEGDAVQINLNQPMADILKELDKYPVSTRLSLNGTIIVGRDIAHAKLNERIEAGLGLPQYVKDHPIYYAGPAKTPEGMPSGSFGPTTAGRMDSYVDLFQENGGSMIMIAKGNRSQQVTDACKKHGGFYLGSIGGPAAILAQENIKKVECLEYPELGMEAIWKIEVENFPAFILVDNKGNDFFKQIKPICVGGCK; translated from the coding sequence ATGGCAACACCCCCGTTTAAGTATCAGGCTCCGTTTCCAATGGGAAAAGATGAGACTGAGTATTATTTGCTTACCAAAGAACATGTTTCAGTAAGTGAATTCGAAGGAAAAGAAATCCTAAAGGTAGATGCAGAAGGTTTAACTATGATGGCTAATGCTGCTTTTCGCGATGTGTCTTTTTTGCTTCGTCCCGAACATCAGAAACAAGTAGCAAAGATTCTTTCTGATCCTGAAGCTAGTGAGAATGATAAGTATGTGGCTCTGACTTTCCTCCGGAATTCAGAAGTGTCTGCAAAAGGTCAGCTTCCTACTTGCCAGGATACTGGTACTGCAATTATTGTAGGTAAAAAAGGTCAGCAGGTTTGGACTGAAGGAAACGATGAAGAAGCTCTTTCAAAGGGTGTTTATAAAACCTATACAGAAGAAAATCTTCGTTATTCTCAGAATGTTCCTTTGGATATGTACAAAGAGATCAATACAGGATGTAATCTTCCTGCTCAGATTGATCTTTATGCCATTCAGGGTGCAGAATATAAATTCCTTTGCATAGCAAAAGGTGGTGGTTCTGCCAACAAAACTTATCTATATCAGGAAACAAAGGCTTTGCTTAATCCTGCAAAACTTGTTCCGTTCCTTGTTGAGAAGATGAAGACTCTGGGTACTGCGGCTTGTCCTCCTTACCACATTGCTTTCTGTATTGGCGGTACTTCTGCTGAAACAAACCTGAAGACTGTGAAACTTGCTTCTGCTAAATATTATGATAACCTGCCTACTTCAGGAAATGAAGGCGGACAGGCTTTCCGTGATGTTGAACTGGAGAAAGAAGTACTTCTCGAAGCTCAACGCATGGGCTTAGGTGCTCAGTTTGGTGGTAAATACTTTGCTCACGATATCCGTATTGTCCGCTTGCCTCGTCACGGTGCTTCTTGCCCGGTAGGTATGGGTGTTTCCTGCTCTGCAGACAGAAACATCAAGGCTAAGATTAACAAAGACGGTATCTGGATTGAAAAGATGGAAGATAATCCTGGTCAATATATTCCTAAAGAATTGCGTAATGCAGGCGAAGGCGATGCTGTGCAGATTAACCTGAACCAACCAATGGCTGATATTTTGAAAGAACTTGATAAATATCCTGTCTCTACACGTTTGTCTTTAAACGGTACAATCATTGTAGGTCGTGACATTGCTCATGCAAAACTGAACGAACGTATCGAAGCGGGTTTAGGCTTGCCTCAGTATGTTAAAGATCACCCAATCTATTATGCCGGACCAGCAAAAACTCCAGAAGGAATGCCTTCAGGTTCTTTCGGACCAACTACTGCCGGACGTATGGACTCTTATGTTGATCTGTTCCAGGAAAACGGCGGAAGCATGATTATGATTGCTAAAGGTAACCGTAGCCAGCAAGTTACTGATGCTTGTAAAAAGCATGGCGGTTTCTATCTTGGTAGTATCGGTGGGCCAGCTGCTATTCTTGCTCAGGAGAACATTAAAAAGGTAGAATGTCTTGAATATCCTGAATTGGGAATGGAAGCTATCTGGAAGATTGAAGTGGAAAACTTCCCTGCATTTATCTTGGTTGATAATAAGGGTAACGACTTCTTCAAACAAATCAAACCAATTTGCGTAGGTGGATGTAAGTAA